GCGGCGCTACAGGCGCCACAGCCACCCGCGCCATCAGCCAGAGCTTCCTGCGCCTGCTGAGTGTGGGCCGCCGCGAAAGGACATCATAATTACGCCGCTCGATGGCGGCCAGTATCTCCAGCCCCCCTAGAGCGAAGAGCGCGACTGATCGGCGCTGGAAAGCTCTCAGCCGCGCCAGCAAGGGCATGCCCTCATAGAACAGAGTGCGAGCGCGCTCGACTTCAGACGCTATCAAGGCGCGAAAGGCAGGCGTGGCCTCGCCGCGCGCCAACGCTGATTCGCTGTAGTCGAAGCGCGCCATATCTTCGGCGGGCAGGTAGATGCGGCCCCGTTCGTGATAATCGCGGCCCACATCCTGCCAGAAATTGGTGAGTTGCAGGGCTGTACAGATTGCGTCGGAGCATCGCTGGCGCTCGAAATCCCGATAGCCATAGAGCATCAATACAAGCCGCCCAACTGGATTAGCCGAGTGTTCGCAGTAACGCAGCAGATCGGCATAGGTAGCATAGCGCCGGACGCGCTGGTCTATACGGTTAGCTTCGATCAGGCGCAAGAACGGCTCGGCGGGCAGGTTGAATCGCTGAATGGTTTCGCGCAGGGCGATCAGATAGAGATGCTCTGGCTGATCGCCGACCACAAAGCAGCGCCGCAGGTCTGTTTCCCAGGCGTCCAGATACGCCAGGCGCTCTTGGGGGCTGCCCGCCCCTTCATCGCCCAGGTCATCGGTGTGGCGGCAAAAAGCGTAGACGCTGCTGAAATGCGGTCGCAGCCTGTCCGGCAGAAACCACGACAAGACGCTGAAGTTTTCGTAGTGCGTGGTTGCCAGCCGCTCACAGTCGTCAAATGCCTGCTCGATTGAAATAGGCGCTGCCATATTATGCTTGCTCCAGATACCTTCCCAGCGCCATGAGCGGGAAATAGATGCGATACAGGTGATACTTAATCATGAAGGCGCGCGGGAACCCTGTGCCGGTGAAATAGGGTTCTTCCCAGGTTCCATCTGTCTGCTGCCGCTCCAGCAAATAGCTGATGCCGCGCTCAATCGCTTCGGCGTTGAGGGTATTTGCCGATCCGCCCTCCCTGCGACTCGCGGGCTGATGCTGCACAGCCAGCAGCCCCAGCAGCGCCCAGGCGGTCTGCGATGCGGTAGTTGCGCCGGTCCCG
The nucleotide sequence above comes from Ktedonobacterales bacterium. Encoded proteins:
- the hpnC gene encoding squalene synthase HpnC; the protein is MAAPISIEQAFDDCERLATTHYENFSVLSWFLPDRLRPHFSSVYAFCRHTDDLGDEGAGSPQERLAYLDAWETDLRRCFVVGDQPEHLYLIALRETIQRFNLPAEPFLRLIEANRIDQRVRRYATYADLLRYCEHSANPVGRLVLMLYGYRDFERQRCSDAICTALQLTNFWQDVGRDYHERGRIYLPAEDMARFDYSESALARGEATPAFRALIASEVERARTLFYEGMPLLARLRAFQRRSVALFALGGLEILAAIERRNYDVLSRRPTLSRRRKLWLMARVAVAPVAPPGRRRCKQ